In the Verrucomicrobiia bacterium genome, one interval contains:
- a CDS encoding phosphatase PAP2 family protein, protein MSNKQTALRGVGIAGACLSVLLYARQPSFPTPDKLLVFLTFVFMAFGQGWQFFKRLAPFVLLLLVYESFRGLVPSLNSNVNYTFMVHADRFLGFGMLPTQALQAWLWHGSVQWYDFYIYLVYMLHFVLPFGLALLIWKYRPRVYWNYISAFVTLSFAGFLTFLAFPAAPPWMASQQQIIPPVTRVSSHVWAALGIHDFPSLYNRISPNPVAAMPSLHAAYATLLALFVYKLFGKRWGLAASIYPLTIYFGTVYQGEHYLIDAVVGALYAGTAFALAPAVLRSMQRLWENILLEEWVVIHTAEELALQNAYATIEDINN, encoded by the coding sequence ATGAGTAATAAACAGACAGCTTTGCGGGGGGTTGGGATAGCCGGCGCATGCCTGAGCGTGCTGCTGTATGCCAGGCAGCCCAGTTTTCCTACGCCCGACAAATTGCTAGTTTTTCTGACGTTTGTGTTTATGGCCTTTGGCCAAGGCTGGCAGTTTTTTAAGCGACTGGCTCCATTTGTGTTGCTGCTGTTGGTGTATGAGTCTTTTCGTGGACTGGTGCCGTCACTGAACAGCAACGTTAACTACACCTTTATGGTGCATGCGGATCGTTTCCTGGGCTTTGGCATGTTGCCCACCCAAGCGCTGCAGGCCTGGCTATGGCATGGCTCTGTGCAGTGGTATGACTTCTATATCTACTTGGTTTACATGTTGCACTTTGTGTTGCCGTTTGGGTTGGCGCTGCTGATATGGAAATATCGCCCCAGGGTATATTGGAACTATATCAGCGCTTTTGTCACGCTGTCTTTTGCTGGCTTTTTGACCTTTCTGGCTTTTCCGGCAGCCCCACCATGGATGGCCAGCCAGCAGCAAATAATTCCACCGGTCACCCGGGTGTCCAGCCATGTGTGGGCGGCGCTAGGTATCCACGACTTTCCGTCGCTCTATAACCGGATATCGCCCAACCCGGTAGCTGCCATGCCGTCGCTGCATGCAGCCTACGCCACGCTGCTTGCCTTGTTTGTGTATAAGCTCTTTGGTAAAAGGTGGGGATTGGCCGCCAGCATATATCCGCTGACTATTTACTTTGGAACGGTCTATCAGGGCGAGCACTACCTAATAGACGCTGTTGTGGGTGCCTTGTATGCTGGCACGGCTTTTGCGTTGGCACCGGCTGTGCTGCGCAGCATGCAGCGTTTGTGGGAAAACATTTTGTTAGAGGAGTGGGTGGTCATACATACGGCTGAAGAACTTGCACTGCAAAATGCATATGCTACTATAGAAGACATTAACAATTAA
- the metK gene encoding methionine adenosyltransferase — MNAPKGATLFTSESVCAGHPDKICDAISDAIVDAALAQDPHSHTGIETVAGANQICLFGEIKTKAKLDYEKIVRDVVKKHGYTEPAWGFSQESSFSNDIHEQSPEIALGVDQDGAGDQGMMFGYACDETPELMPLPIAIAHALTRRIDEVREKGILKWLRPDGKAQVTVRYEDGVPVAIEKLVAAVAHHEKTTAVQVRADIIEHVFEPVLKQYKFKLPKDTDIVVNGTGLWHIPGPESDAGLTGRKIVVDTYGGYARVGGGAFSGKDPSKVDRSGAYAARYIAKNIVAAGLARRCEVGLAYVIGKQKPLMQTIDTFGTATVTEEKLYEFKDKLIDTSVKGIIETLDLARPIYSQTSAYGHFGKAGLPWEKVV; from the coding sequence ATGAACGCTCCTAAGGGTGCAACACTATTTACCAGCGAGTCCGTCTGCGCCGGACATCCGGATAAGATCTGCGACGCTATTAGTGATGCTATCGTGGACGCGGCACTTGCACAGGACCCTCACTCACATACGGGCATAGAAACGGTAGCCGGGGCCAATCAAATATGTTTGTTTGGCGAGATCAAGACCAAGGCCAAGCTAGACTATGAAAAAATTGTCCGTGATGTCGTAAAGAAGCACGGCTACACCGAACCGGCCTGGGGCTTTAGCCAAGAGTCGAGCTTTAGCAATGATATACACGAGCAGTCTCCAGAGATTGCCTTGGGCGTAGACCAAGACGGCGCCGGCGACCAAGGTATGATGTTCGGCTATGCGTGTGACGAAACGCCAGAACTGATGCCGCTGCCTATTGCCATAGCTCATGCACTGACTCGTCGGATAGATGAAGTCCGCGAGAAAGGTATCCTGAAATGGCTGCGCCCAGATGGCAAGGCGCAGGTAACCGTTCGTTACGAAGACGGTGTGCCGGTGGCTATAGAAAAACTGGTGGCAGCTGTAGCGCATCATGAAAAAACGACAGCCGTACAAGTTCGCGCAGATATTATCGAGCATGTGTTCGAGCCTGTCCTGAAACAGTACAAGTTCAAGCTGCCAAAAGACACTGACATTGTGGTGAACGGCACTGGTCTGTGGCATATCCCAGGACCCGAGAGCGACGCCGGACTAACGGGTCGCAAAATAGTGGTGGATACGTATGGCGGCTACGCCCGTGTTGGTGGTGGTGCTTTTAGCGGCAAAGATCCCAGCAAGGTAGACCGCTCAGGCGCCTATGCAGCGCGCTACATTGCCAAGAACATTGTGGCTGCCGGATTGGCTCGTCGCTGTGAGGTTGGTCTGGCTTACGTCATTGGCAAACAAAAGCCCCTCATGCAGACCATAGACACTTTTGGCACAGCGACCGTGACAGAAGAAAAACTGTACGAATTCAAAGACAAGCTGATAGACACGTCGGTAAAGGGAATTATCGAAACCCTGGACCTGGCCCGTCCTATCTATAGCCAAACCAGCGCCTACGGTCACTTTGGCAAAGCTGGCCTGCCATGGGAGAAGGTCGTCTAG